From a region of the Streptomyces venezuelae genome:
- a CDS encoding acyltransferase family protein, with protein MPDRRARSAGFRWSRGPVSELFSGRNNSLGLLRLILASAVVVSHAGILGFGSHEIGHGFSQGQIDLGKMAVFGFFFLSGILVTRSGNRLPVGRFLWHRALRLLPGFWVCMAVTAFAVAPYLYWRQHGSTAGFWDHPQGPFAYVEANWAVGVGQWGISGVMETGTTKGLTHNAAMNGALWSLAYEILCYLGVGLLALGGSLVRSRRTVLAVAVVLGGLVVGDAVGNRLNSGAGSAAHGGDLVIPLMGPHSVNFMVYLGFAFALGAVLELYKERVPVSDPLAALSAVVFALTLHYGYFFALGVPAFCYLLLWLAIRLPKPFQRIGARHDYSYGIYIYGFLVQQSLAVLGGARWGFAAYLGLSLAGALFAAVLSWHLVERPAMRLKDIGARRRPANGVPGPRQAATAEGQQPVSVS; from the coding sequence ATGCCCGACAGGAGAGCCCGTTCGGCCGGCTTCCGGTGGTCCCGCGGGCCGGTTTCCGAGCTCTTTTCCGGCCGGAACAACAGCCTGGGCCTCCTGCGGCTGATCCTCGCGTCCGCCGTCGTGGTCTCGCACGCGGGCATCCTCGGCTTCGGCAGCCATGAGATCGGTCACGGCTTCTCGCAGGGGCAGATCGACCTCGGGAAGATGGCCGTGTTCGGCTTCTTCTTCCTCTCCGGCATCCTCGTGACGCGCAGCGGGAACCGGCTGCCCGTGGGCCGCTTCCTGTGGCACCGCGCGCTGCGTCTGCTGCCCGGTTTCTGGGTCTGCATGGCCGTCACGGCCTTCGCCGTGGCCCCGTACCTGTACTGGCGTCAGCACGGCAGCACGGCCGGGTTCTGGGACCACCCGCAGGGGCCCTTCGCGTACGTCGAGGCGAACTGGGCCGTGGGTGTCGGGCAGTGGGGGATATCCGGTGTGATGGAGACCGGGACCACCAAGGGGCTCACGCACAACGCGGCGATGAACGGCGCCCTGTGGTCACTGGCCTACGAGATCCTCTGCTACCTCGGGGTCGGCCTGCTCGCGCTCGGCGGGTCGCTGGTGCGGTCCCGGCGCACCGTCCTCGCGGTGGCCGTGGTCCTGGGCGGCCTGGTCGTCGGGGACGCCGTAGGCAACCGCCTGAACTCCGGGGCCGGGAGCGCGGCGCACGGCGGTGACCTGGTGATACCGCTGATGGGCCCGCACAGCGTGAACTTCATGGTCTACCTCGGTTTCGCCTTCGCCCTCGGTGCGGTGCTGGAGCTCTACAAGGAGCGCGTCCCGGTCAGCGACCCGCTGGCGGCCCTCAGCGCGGTGGTGTTCGCGCTGACCCTGCACTACGGGTACTTCTTCGCCCTGGGCGTGCCGGCCTTCTGCTACCTGCTGCTGTGGCTGGCCATCCGGCTGCCGAAGCCGTTCCAGCGGATCGGCGCCCGGCACGACTACTCGTACGGCATCTACATCTACGGCTTCCTCGTGCAGCAGTCGCTGGCCGTCCTCGGTGGCGCGCGCTGGGGTTTCGCCGCCTACCTGGGTCTCTCCCTGGCCGGTGCGCTGTTCGCGGCGGTGCTCTCCTGGCACCTGGTGGAACGCCCGGCGATGCGCCTGAAGGACATCGGCGCCCGGCGCCGCCCCGCGAACGGCGTCCCGGGCCCCCGGCAGGCCGCCACCGCCGAGGGCCAGCAGCCCGTGTCGGTGTCCTGA